In the Sandaracinus amylolyticus genome, GAGCCCGCCGCGATCCTCGGCGCGAGCGACGCCCAGGTCGCCGCGATCCGCGAAGATCTCGGGCACCTCGGAGAAGGGCCCGATGCGCGCGCGTTCGCGGCGTTCGTGCGCGCGATGCTCCGCGTGCGCCCGCTCGCGCGCGATGCCGGATGGGCCGGCTACCGCGCGCCGATCGACGACGCGGAGCGAGCGAGCGTCGACCTCGCGCATCGCGAGCTCGCGCTCACGCGCGCGCGCATCGGACGCGTGCCGGTCGTCGCCGCGCAGTCGGCGCTCGTCGCTGCGCTCGCGTGCCGGCTCGACGAGGCGCGCACGCTGCTCGACGAGGCACGGCGCGACGGCGAGGTGCGCGAGACGATCTTCGGCGGCGTCGAGCTCGCGCTGCGCGACGGCGATCGCGACGCGGTGCGCGCGTTCCTCGTCGAGGCCCGCGCGATGCCCGGCGCCGCGGGTGATCCGTGGATCGCGGCGATCGACCGCGCGCTCAGCGAGGGCGTGTCGTGCGCGGAGAGGTGATGCGCCCGCGGGGCGTGTGGAGGCGCGGCACGCGCGGGCGCGGCGTGGTCGATCGCGCGACCGCGCCGAGCCGGCGGGGCGACATGACGCGCGGCGTGCGCCCGCTCGCACGATCGAGCGCGCCCTCGAGGTAGACGTGCGAGAGGCCGCCGACCCAGTAGTCGACGGCATCGAGCGAGGGCTGCGTCGTCTCCCGATCGGTCGCGATCGTCGCGCCGTCCTCGAGCGGCACGAACACCAGCCACGCGTCCCACAGGTCGTCGTCCGGGCGCGGTCCTGCGCACGCGAACGCGAGGTACGGCGCGCGGTCGTGCGCGCGGACGATCGCGTCGAATCGATGGACGAAGCGAACCACGATGGCCTCCTGATCTCGGGTCCACCTGCTCCTACGCAACGGATGTGCCCTCCGTGAACTCGTGACCCAGAGCACCGGGTCGCTGCGTAGAAACGCCACGGATCGTGAGGGGACGCGAGCAGCCCCTTGTGAGGCGCTCGTGCGGGGACGAGGTGCGGACGCTCCCTCATGGCGACGGACCTCACGACACGGTCACGCTCGACGGGCCTCGTCGACGTGCTCGATCGCGTGCTCGACAAAGGCCTGGTGATCGCCGGCGACGTGCGCGTGTCGCTCGCCGAGGTCGAGCTGCTGACGATCCGGATCCGGCTGATCGTGTGCTCGCTCGACAAGGCCGAGGCGATCGGGCTGGACTGGTGGAAGCACGATCAGCACCTCGCGCCAGGGCGCGCATCGGCGCTCGCCGAGGAGAACGCTGCGCTGCGCCGCGAGCTACGCGCGCTCGAGGAGCGCGTGGCCGCGCTGGGTCTTCCGCCCGCCGCTGCGTCGCGTCCGGTGCGAGCGCGCGTCGGTGCGGAGCGCACGGCGCAGGCGGCACGCAAGAAGACTTCGCGGCGATCGGACCGCGAACCGGCCAAAACCGCGAAGAAGGGGTGAGGGGCACACATGGCCGTCGAGCGGACTCCGGGAGGAACCAGCCTGATCGACGTGCTCGATCGCGTGCTCGACAAGGGCATCGTGATCGACGCGTGGGTGCGCGTGTCGTTGGTCGGGATCGACCTCATCACGGTCGAGGCGCGTGTGGTCGTCGCGTCGATCGACACCTACCTCAAGTACTCCGAGGCGGTCGGGCAGACGACGTCGCTCTCGCGCCCAGCGCCGATCGTCGAGACCGTCTCCGTCTCGAGCAGCCGCGAGGAGCTCCTCGCCGAGAACGCGACGCTGCGCGCCGAGCTCGCAGCCCAGACGCTTCCGTCCACCAACCGTCGCAGGGCACGCGTCGCGCGCTGAGTGAGCATGTCGTCCGAGGGAGCGACGCGACGTCGAGCGACGCAGCGATCGAGGGACTCACGATCGCCGCGCTCGGGTGTGCGCGAGATCCGGGGGAGGGCGACGAGCGAGCAGCGCCTCGCGCTCGTCCAGTCGGTGCTCGGCGCGCAGGACGCGAGCGCGTGCGCCAGCGAGGTGCTCGCGTGGCTGGGGGTGGTCGCGGGGGTGTCGCGCGGGTGCGTCGGGCTGGTCGATCTCGAGGCGCTGCAGTGCGTGACGATCGCGTCGGCGGGGCTCGATCCGCGGGAGGTGAGCCCGGCGATCCCGCTCGATCGCGCCGACGAGCCGATCGCGTCGGTGCTCGTGCAGCGCGACCCCGTGCTCTTCCGCGCGGGCGACACCGCGCTGCTCGGGGGCGCCGCGTTCCACGCGCTCGTGCTGCGCGCGCGTGCGAGCGACGACGAGATCGCGCTCGGGCTGATGCTCGTGTCGTGCGCGGGCGGCGATGCGCTGTGCGACGACGTGGTGTGGGCCGCGGGGATCCTCGGTGACTGGCTCGCGCAGCCGAGGCGACGACCCGACTCGCGCCACGTGCGCGAGCGACAGCTGATGCTCGCGGTGCTCAACGCGGTGCCCGATCCCGTGCTGCTCACCGATCCCGACGGGCGCCTGCTCGTCGCGAACGCGCGCGCCGAGCGCCTCTTCGCGTCGCGCGACGAGGAGAGCGAAGGACGGCGCCGCGCGATCGCGCTCAACAACATGCTCTTCAGCGCCGCGCTCGCGAGCATGGTGTTCTCGGGGCCCGAGCAGCCGGCGCCGAGCGAGCTGCTGCTGGTCGATCCGACCGAAGGGAGCGACCTGCTCTTCGAGCTGATGTCGCACGTCGTGAAGGACGCCGCCGAGGGCACGTGCGTGGTCTCGGTGCTGCGCAACGTGACGGACCTCGGGCGCGCCGCGATGGAGCTCGAGCTCGCGTACAAGAAGCTCCGCGCGTCGGAGGCCGACGTGCGCGCGCAGCGGCATCGCCTCGAGCTGATCATCGACTCGGTCGCCGACCCGATCGTCGTGACCGATCCGCAGGGCGAGATCCTCCTGATGAACGAGCCGGCGGAGCGCGTGTTCACCGTGCCCGACGACGCACCGGGCGAGGCGCTACGCGCGGTGCGCGGCAACGAGGCGCACTTCTCGTCGTTCGTCTCGAACCTGCTCTTCAGCGGGCACGAGGAGCAGCGCTATCGCGGCGAGCTCGGGCTGGTGTCGCCGCTCACCGCCGAGCCGCTGCCGGTCGAGGCGATCGCGGGCAAGGTGCTGAGCCAGCAGGGCGAGCTCAACGCGGTGGTCACGATCTTCCACGATCGCCGGGAGGCGCTCGAGAAGGCGCGGCTCTACGAGCAGCTCGAGAAGGCCGCGAGCGAGCTCGAGCAGCGCGTGCAGGAGGCGACCGCCGAGCTGGTGCGTCAGAACGAGCTCCTGCGCCGTCAGGCGGTCGAGCTCGAGCGCGCTTCGGCGGCGAAGTCGCAGTTCCTCGCGAACATGTCGCACGAGCTGCGCACACCGCTGAACGCGATCCTCGGCTACACGTCGATGTTGCTCCAGGGCGTCAGCGGAGAGCTCACGCCGCCGCAGAAGCAGAAGGCCCAGCGCATCGAGGACAACGGCAAGAACCTGCTCGCGATCGTGAACGAGGTGCTCGACATCTCGCGCATCGAGGCGGGGCGCATGCCGCTGCACGTCTCGAGCTTCGAGATCGCCGAGGTGGTGCGCGAGGTCGTCGCGGAGCTCGAGCCGATCATCGCGCGCTCGCAGCTCGACGTCGGCGTCGAGCTGCCGGAGGTGCTCGCGGAGGTGCGCAGCGATCGCCAGAAGGTGAAGCAGATCGTGCTGAACCTCCTCGGCAACGCGCTGAAGTTCACGCGCGAGGGCGCGGTGCGCATCCGCGCGCGCAGCACGCGCGGCGCGGTGTCGGTGACGGTCGCGGACACCGGCATCGGCATCGCGCCGGAAGACCAGGAGCGCATCTTCGAGGAGTTCCAGCAGGGCGACAGCTCGCCGACGCGTCGCTACGGCGGCACCGGGCTCGGTCTCGCGATCTGCCGGCGTCTCGCGCGGATGCTCGGCGGAGACATCTCGGTCGTCAGCGTGCTGGGCGAGGGATCGACGTTCGAGCTGAGCCTGCCGACACGGATGAAGAAGCGATGACGGCGAAGAAGACCACCGGCGCGAAGAAGCCGGGCGCGCAGCGCGCGACCGGCGAGCACGGCCACGGCGAGCAGCCCCTCGTGCTGATCGCCGACGACTTCGGCGACGCGCGCGAGATGTACCGCGAGTACCTCGTGTTCTCGGGGTTCCGCGCGGCCGAGGCGCGCGACGGCAAGGAGGCGATCGAGCGCGCGCACGAGCTCGCGCCGAGCGTGATCCTGATGGACCTCGCGATACCGTCGATGGATGGCTGGGAAGCGACGCGACGCCTCAAGGCGGACGCGCGCACCAAGAAGATCCCGGTGATCGCGATCACCGGGCACGCGCTGAGCGGTGACGCCGAGCGGGCGCGCGCCGCGGGCTGCGACGGCGTGCTCAGCAAGCCGTGCCTGCCCGAGCGCGTGGTGGAAGAAGTCCGGCGCGTGCTCGCGCGCCGGCGCGCGTGATCGAGCGACCCGAGGGGAGACGGAGCACGACCATGGCGAAGCAGAAGCCCCGAGCCGCAGCGACGAAGACCGCGCCCAAGACCAGCGCGCGCAGCGCTGCGACCGAGAGCGGTGTGAAGCCGATGCGCACGAAGGCCTCGAAGAAGCCCGCGGCGGCGACCGCGAAGCCCGCGGCGACGACGAGTGATCGGACGCGCGCGCGCAAGGCGGTGCCCGAAGCGCTCGCTGCGGTCACGCCTGCGCCGATCGCGCCGTCGCACGAGAGCGCGGTCCGGGGCAAGTACGTCTACTGCATCATCCGCACGGATCGCCCGGTGAGCTTCGGCGCGATCGGGATCGGTCAGGAGCCCGCGGAGGTCTACACCGTCGCGCATCGCGATCTCGCCGCGGTGGTCTCCGACACGGCGCTCGTGGTGCACGATCCGACGCGCGAGAACGTGCTCGCGCACCAGGGCGTCGCCGAGACCGTGATGCGCGGCTACACGGTGATCCCGATGTCGTTCGGCACCGTCTTCAAGACGCGCGAGGACATCGTCGAGCTCCTGCGCTCGGCCGAGGGCGCGTTCCGCGACGTGCTCGAGAAGATGCAGGATCGCTTCGAATTCGGCCTGAAAGTGCTATGGGATCGCGATCAGATCGTGCGCGAGATCGAGCGCGAGGACGAGAACGTGCGGCGCCTCAAGGACGAGATCTCGGCGCAGAAGGGATCGACGTACTTCGCGCGCATGCAGTACGGGCGGCTCGTCGACGCGACGCTGCAGTCGCGCACCGAGCAGTACGTGGCCGAGGTGTTCCACGCGCTGCGCGACGTCGCGGTCGCGTCGCGCACCAACAAGCCGATCGGCGACAAGATGATCCTGAACGCGGCGTTCCTCGTGTCGCGCGATCAGGAGCAGGCGTTCGACGCGCGCGTGAAGGAGATCGGCCAGCGCTACGACGGGCGGCTGACCTTCAAGTACACGGGGCCGTGGCCGCCCTACAACTTCGTCAACATCCGGCTGAAGCTGGAGCGCGCGCAGTGATCGTCCTCGATCGACTGCTGATCGGCGGGATCCGCTTCGTGCTCGACAAGGTCGTGGCGGCCGTCGATCGCGAGCTGAACGACGACACCCAGCTGCGCGAGCGCCTGCTCGAGGCGCAGATGCGCGCCGAGCTCGGCGAGATCGACGAGGAGGAGCTCGCGGCGATCGAGCGCGAGGTGATGGCGCGGCTGCGCGCGATCCAGGAGGCCCGCGGGGACGCCGCGATGACGATGGATCCGCGCACGATGCGGGTGACCGGCGTCGAGGCGAGCGTGGTCGAAGACGACGACGACGAGCGCTGAGCGCGAGACCGCGATGCAGTACCGGTTCTTCGCGGGCAAGGGTGGCGTCGGGAAGACGAGCTGTGCGGCCGCGACCGCGCTGCGCGAGGCGGAGCGCGGCGCCGACGTGCTGCTCGTGTCGACCGATCCCGCGCACTCGCTCGGTGATGCGCTCGGTCGCACGCTCGGGCCCGAGGCGCGCGACGTGCCGGTGCGTGGTCGCGGGAGGCTGCGCGCGCTCGAGCTGGATGCCGATGCCGCGCTCGATCGCTGGATCGCGGCGCGCGAGCCCCGGCTGCGCGAGATCGCGTCGCGCGGCACGTACCTGTCGCGGGAGGAGATCGATCGCTTCTTCCGGCTCTCGCTGCCGGGCGTCGACGAGCTCGTCGGGCTGGTGGAGCTCGAGCGATTGCGCCGGGAGCTCGAGCCCGAGCGGGTGATCGTCGACACCGCGCCGACCGGCCACGCGCTGCGCCTGCTCGACACGCCGGCGCTGCTCTCGCAGCTCGCGCGCGTGCTCGACGACATGCAGGAGAAGCATCGTCAGGTCTCGAGCGCGCTCGCGGTGGGTCGCTATCGCGAGGACGCCGAGGACGCGCTGATCGCCGAGATCGAGGGCGAAGCGCGCGAGGCGCGGGAGCGGCTGCGCGACCGCGCGCGCGCGTCGGTGCGTTGGGTCGCGCTGCCCGAGGCGCTCTCGATCGAAGAGACCCGCGACGGGCTCGAGGCGCTCGCGTCGATGGGCGTGTGCGTCGACGAGATCGTCGTGAACCGCGTCACGCCGGTGCCGCGGGCGCGCTGCGTGCGGTGCGAGGCCAGGGTCGCGAGCGAGCGCGCCGCGATCGGCGCGCTGCTCGAGCGTGCGAGCGCTCCGGTGCGGCAGGTGCCGCGCCTCGACGGCGAGCCGCGGGGCATCGAGGGGCTGCGTGCGCTCGGTGACGCGCTCGCGCGTGAGGATCGCGGGCGCGCGCTGATCGCGAGCAAGGCGCCGCGCGCGGCGCGGACGTCGTCGCGTGCGCGCCCGGCCCGTGCGCTCGGGTTCGTGACCGATGCCTCGCTGCGCCTCGCGCTCTTCGGGGGCAAGGGCGGCGTCGGCAAGACCACGTCGGCGGCCGCGGCGGCGATCGCGATCGCGGAGCAGCACCCCGAGCGGCGCGTGCTGCTGCTCTCGACCGACCCCGCGCACTCGCTCGGCGACGCGCTCGAGCTCCGGCTCGACGACGATCCGCGACCGGTGCCCGGCGTCGAGGGGCGGCTCGACGCGCGCGAGATCGACGCGTCCGCGGAGCTCGCGCGGCGCAGGCAGGAGCACGCGCGCGCGGTCGATGCATTGTTCGACGCGCTGCGCGGCGGCTCGCGCCTCGATCCGGTGCTCGATCGCGCGATCGTGCACGACCTGGTCGAGCTCGCGCCTCCGGGCATCGACGAGCTCTTCTCGGTGGTCGCGATCCTCGATGCGATCGACGGCGGGTACGATCTGGTGATCGTCGACACCGCGCCCTGGGGCCACACCGAGCGATTGCTCGCATTGCCGGCGACGGTTCGCGAGTGGGTGAAGGCGCTGCTCGCGGTGCTCCTCGAGTACCGCGAGGTGATCGGCCTCGGTGAGCTCGCCCAGGATCTCGTGGGGTTCTCTCGCGCGCTGGCGCGCCTGGTCGAGACCTGGCGCGACCCGGCGCGCACCGCGTTCGTGCCGGTCACGCGGCCCGCCGCGCTGCCGCGCCTCGAGACCGAGCGATTGCTCGCATCTCTCGGGTCGCGCGGGATGCGCGTGCCCTCGCTGATCGTGCTCGGTGACGACGATCGCGACGGTGCGCCGCGATGCAGCGCGTGCACGCGCGCGCTCGCCGACGAAGAGGACGAGCGCAGCGCGCTCGCGGAGCGCGCCGGGGACGCGAAGCTGGTGCGAGCACCGCTCCTCGCGGTCCCGCCGCGCGGTGTGCGTGCCCTGCGCGCGTGGGCGCACGAATGGGAGGTGGCGTGATGAAGGGCCGCGCGATCTACGCGTACTGCATCGTCGCGGGCGTGTCGCCCGATCGCCTGGAGCGCGCTCCGCGCGGCGTGCCCGATGCGTCGCCGCCGCGCCTCGTGTCGATCTCGGAGGGCATCGATCTCGTGATCGCCGACGTCGACGCGAGCGCGTGGTCGGAGGACGTGATCACGGCGGGCCTGCGCGACATCGACTGGGTCTCGGAGCGGGCGCTCCGCCACGAGGAGATGGTCTCGCACTTCCTCGGCGCCGACGCGGTCGTGCCGATGAAGGCGTTCACGATCTTCCGCTCCGAGGCGCGCGCCCGCGATCACGTGCGCGAGCGCGAAGCGAGCGTGCGCGCCGCGATCGATCGGGTGAGCGGCTGCGTGGAGTGGAGCGTGCGCATGCGCTTCGACGAGCGCGCCGCGCGCATCGCGCGCGAGCGAGAGGGCGCCGCGCAGAAGCCGGCGAGCGGCGCTGCGTTCCTGGCGCGCAAGAAGCAGATCGCCGACTCGACCCGCGGCGCGCGTGTCGAGGCCGCCGAGGTCGCGAGCGCGATCGTCGAGCGCCTCGCCGCGCCGGCGCGCACGCATCGCCGCATCCCGCCGCCCGAGGGCACGCCCACGCAGCTCGTCGCCGAGGCGACGCTTCTCGTGCCGCACGATGCGCAGCCCGAGATCGAGCGCATCGCCGAGGGCGCACGCGCCGAGCTCGCACGGCACGGCGTCGATCTCGAGCTCAGCGGCCCGTGGGCGCCCTACCACTTCGCAGGAGGCGCGTGATGACCGATCGCATCGACGACCTGGTGCGCGCCCACTCCGATCGCGACGATGTCGAGCGCCTGCTGCCGCCCGACACGACGCTGCTCGATCTCGTCGACAACCTGCTCGACAAGGGCCTGCTGGTGCACGGCGAGCTCGTGATCGGCCTCGCCGGCGTGGACCTCGTGTACGTCGGGCTCAGCGCGGTGATCTGCGCCGCGGATCGCCTCTTGCCCGACTCGCGGAGGCGGCGATGAGCGTGTGGTGGGCGCTCGCCGTCGTCGATCGGGCGCCCGATGGGCTCGCGCAGATCGACGGAGCGCGGCTCGAGGCGTTCGCGCTCGACGAGCACGCAGCGTTGATCGCGGCCGAGCTGCCCGCGATGCCGGTCGCGGGGCTCGACGCGCTGCGCCGTCACGACGCCGCGGTGCGTGCGCTCGCCGAGCACGTGCGCGCGGTGCTCCCGGTTCGCTTCGGTGCCCACGCGTCGGATCCCGCTCGCCTCGTCGAGCGACTGCGGGGCCGCGAGGACGCGCTGCACGAAGGGCTCGAGCGCGTGCACGACGCGGTGCAGGTCACGGTGCGCGCGATGCGTGGGCCGCCGCTGGTGTTCGCGCCGATCGACGATCGCGACGCGTCGCTGGGCCCGGGCGCGCGCTTCCTGCGACAGCGCGCCCGCGTGCCGCGCCCGCCGCGCTGGGACGTGCTGACGGCCTCGCTCCGCGCCCACGTTCGCGCCGAGCGGCTCGACGAGGGTGATCCGCGCTTCGACGCGTGGCGCGTGTACCACCTCGTGCCGCGCGCCGCCGAGCCCGCGTACCGCGCCGAGCTCGCGCGCGTCGTCGCCGAGGTGCCCGACTGGGAGCTCGTCGCCGGCGTGTCCTCGCCGCCCTATGCGTTCGCCGCGGAGGTGCTCTCGTGAGCCGCATGCGCGCCGTCGAGATCGCCGAGGCGGAGATCGCGAAGCTGGGGCAGCGCCTCGAGAAGGACGCCGAGCGCGCGCGCTGGAACGCGAACCCCGAGGACGCGCAGCGCGCGCTGGTGAAGCTCGTGCTGACGCTCGTCGAATTCCTCCGCCGCCTCATGGAGCGCCAGGCGATCCGCCGGATGGAGGACGGCACGCTCGACGACGACGAGGTCGAGCGCATCGGGCTCGCGCTGATGCGCCTCGAAGAGACGATCGTGCAGCTCTGCGAGCAGTTCGGGATCGATCCCGACGAGCTCGGGCTCGATCTCGGTCCGCTCGGGAAGCTCTTCTGACGATGGCGGGCCAGCGCAGGATCTCGGGCTGGCTCACCACTGCACGACGCGACTGGCGCGCCGCGCAGCTCGGGCTCTCGTGGCTCGCGATCTTCGTCGTCGTCGCGCTCATGGTGCTCGTGCCCTACGTGCTCTACCTGCGCGGGCGCACGATCCGGAATCGCCTCGCGTTCGAGGTGAGCGCGATGGAGCTCGCGGTGGAGCGCGCCGCGCGCGCGATGGCCGATCGCGAGCGCGCGCTGCGGGCGTTCCTCTATCGCCCCGACGCACGCCGCCGCGAAGAGCACGAGTCCGCCGCGATCGCGCTGCGCGCGGCGCTCGAGAGCGCGGAGGTGATCGCCGCGACCGACGAGGAGGCGTGGCGCCGCGAGGTCGCGCGGATGCGCGCGCTCGAGATCGCGTGGGAGGCCGCGTCGCGCGAGCTCGTGGAGCGCGCTGCGCGCGGCGAGCGCGATCTGCTCGACGACCCCGACGTCGCGCGCCCCGGCCCGGTCTACGCGGAATTCCAGGCGGTCGCGGCCGCGCTCCTGGGCTCGCTCGACGCCGAGAAACGAGAGCTCGTGAGCACGATGCGCGGTGCCGACGACGCGCGCCTCGCGATGCCCTTCGCGCTCGCGCTGCTCGGCGTG is a window encoding:
- a CDS encoding GvpL/GvpF family gas vesicle protein translates to MAKQKPRAAATKTAPKTSARSAATESGVKPMRTKASKKPAAATAKPAATTSDRTRARKAVPEALAAVTPAPIAPSHESAVRGKYVYCIIRTDRPVSFGAIGIGQEPAEVYTVAHRDLAAVVSDTALVVHDPTRENVLAHQGVAETVMRGYTVIPMSFGTVFKTREDIVELLRSAEGAFRDVLEKMQDRFEFGLKVLWDRDQIVREIEREDENVRRLKDEISAQKGSTYFARMQYGRLVDATLQSRTEQYVAEVFHALRDVAVASRTNKPIGDKMILNAAFLVSRDQEQAFDARVKEIGQRYDGRLTFKYTGPWPPYNFVNIRLKLERAQ
- the gvpJ gene encoding gas vesicle protein GvpJ, which translates into the protein MTDRIDDLVRAHSDRDDVERLLPPDTTLLDLVDNLLDKGLLVHGELVIGLAGVDLVYVGLSAVICAADRLLPDSRRRR
- a CDS encoding ArsA family ATPase; the protein is MQYRFFAGKGGVGKTSCAAATALREAERGADVLLVSTDPAHSLGDALGRTLGPEARDVPVRGRGRLRALELDADAALDRWIAAREPRLREIASRGTYLSREEIDRFFRLSLPGVDELVGLVELERLRRELEPERVIVDTAPTGHALRLLDTPALLSQLARVLDDMQEKHRQVSSALAVGRYREDAEDALIAEIEGEAREARERLRDRARASVRWVALPEALSIEETRDGLEALASMGVCVDEIVVNRVTPVPRARCVRCEARVASERAAIGALLERASAPVRQVPRLDGEPRGIEGLRALGDALAREDRGRALIASKAPRAARTSSRARPARALGFVTDASLRLALFGGKGGVGKTTSAAAAAIAIAEQHPERRVLLLSTDPAHSLGDALELRLDDDPRPVPGVEGRLDAREIDASAELARRRQEHARAVDALFDALRGGSRLDPVLDRAIVHDLVELAPPGIDELFSVVAILDAIDGGYDLVIVDTAPWGHTERLLALPATVREWVKALLAVLLEYREVIGLGELAQDLVGFSRALARLVETWRDPARTAFVPVTRPAALPRLETERLLASLGSRGMRVPSLIVLGDDDRDGAPRCSACTRALADEEDERSALAERAGDAKLVRAPLLAVPPRGVRALRAWAHEWEVA
- a CDS encoding gas vesicle protein K, which codes for MRAVEIAEAEIAKLGQRLEKDAERARWNANPEDAQRALVKLVLTLVEFLRRLMERQAIRRMEDGTLDDDEVERIGLALMRLEETIVQLCEQFGIDPDELGLDLGPLGKLF
- a CDS encoding GvpL/GvpF family gas vesicle protein codes for the protein MSVWWALAVVDRAPDGLAQIDGARLEAFALDEHAALIAAELPAMPVAGLDALRRHDAAVRALAEHVRAVLPVRFGAHASDPARLVERLRGREDALHEGLERVHDAVQVTVRAMRGPPLVFAPIDDRDASLGPGARFLRQRARVPRPPRWDVLTASLRAHVRAERLDEGDPRFDAWRVYHLVPRAAEPAYRAELARVVAEVPDWELVAGVSSPPYAFAAEVLS
- a CDS encoding GvpL/GvpF family gas vesicle protein codes for the protein MKGRAIYAYCIVAGVSPDRLERAPRGVPDASPPRLVSISEGIDLVIADVDASAWSEDVITAGLRDIDWVSERALRHEEMVSHFLGADAVVPMKAFTIFRSEARARDHVREREASVRAAIDRVSGCVEWSVRMRFDERAARIAREREGAAQKPASGAAFLARKKQIADSTRGARVEAAEVASAIVERLAAPARTHRRIPPPEGTPTQLVAEATLLVPHDAQPEIERIAEGARAELARHGVDLELSGPWAPYHFAGGA
- a CDS encoding gas vesicle protein, translating into MLDRVLDKGLVIAGDVRVSLAEVELLTIRIRLIVCSLDKAEAIGLDWWKHDQHLAPGRASALAEENAALRRELRALEERVAALGLPPAAASRPVRARVGAERTAQAARKKTSRRSDREPAKTAKKG
- a CDS encoding gas vesicle protein GvpG, translated to MIVLDRLLIGGIRFVLDKVVAAVDRELNDDTQLRERLLEAQMRAELGEIDEEELAAIEREVMARLRAIQEARGDAAMTMDPRTMRVTGVEASVVEDDDDER
- a CDS encoding response regulator; its protein translation is MTAKKTTGAKKPGAQRATGEHGHGEQPLVLIADDFGDAREMYREYLVFSGFRAAEARDGKEAIERAHELAPSVILMDLAIPSMDGWEATRRLKADARTKKIPVIAITGHALSGDAERARAAGCDGVLSKPCLPERVVEEVRRVLARRRA
- a CDS encoding PAS domain-containing sensor histidine kinase encodes the protein MREIRGRATSEQRLALVQSVLGAQDASACASEVLAWLGVVAGVSRGCVGLVDLEALQCVTIASAGLDPREVSPAIPLDRADEPIASVLVQRDPVLFRAGDTALLGGAAFHALVLRARASDDEIALGLMLVSCAGGDALCDDVVWAAGILGDWLAQPRRRPDSRHVRERQLMLAVLNAVPDPVLLTDPDGRLLVANARAERLFASRDEESEGRRRAIALNNMLFSAALASMVFSGPEQPAPSELLLVDPTEGSDLLFELMSHVVKDAAEGTCVVSVLRNVTDLGRAAMELELAYKKLRASEADVRAQRHRLELIIDSVADPIVVTDPQGEILLMNEPAERVFTVPDDAPGEALRAVRGNEAHFSSFVSNLLFSGHEEQRYRGELGLVSPLTAEPLPVEAIAGKVLSQQGELNAVVTIFHDRREALEKARLYEQLEKAASELEQRVQEATAELVRQNELLRRQAVELERASAAKSQFLANMSHELRTPLNAILGYTSMLLQGVSGELTPPQKQKAQRIEDNGKNLLAIVNEVLDISRIEAGRMPLHVSSFEIAEVVREVVAELEPIIARSQLDVGVELPEVLAEVRSDRQKVKQIVLNLLGNALKFTREGAVRIRARSTRGAVSVTVADTGIGIAPEDQERIFEEFQQGDSSPTRRYGGTGLGLAICRRLARMLGGDISVVSVLGEGSTFELSLPTRMKKR